From Ictidomys tridecemlineatus isolate mIctTri1 chromosome 2, mIctTri1.hap1, whole genome shotgun sequence, the proteins below share one genomic window:
- the LOC110596937 gene encoding taurine up-regulated 1 protein: protein LEEALARPPPLPGLVGRRSGRAVDRAIGWRLFLLLWHPALGAQARPPRRAPGGRWRSRRVFLLVRRTRAAAYAFAIRRGVVRVVGGGGQLLRPAPGEAAAAAGFGAAGEAGVAGAGLEAWRHPSGPARTQLGGQEGAGGWLVVGFLLCLFLLMPP from the coding sequence CTCGAAGAAGCCCTGGCGCGCCCTCCCCCCCTCCCCGGTCTGGTAGGGCGAAGGAGCGGGCGCGCGGTCGATCGAGCGATCGGTTGGCGGCTCTTTCTCCTGCTCTGGCATCCAGCTCTTGGGGCGCAGGCCCGGCCGCCGCGGCGCGCGCCCGGTGGCCGTTGGCGCTCGCGCCGCGTCTTTCTTCTTGTACGCAGAACTCGGGCGGCGGCCTATGCGTTTGCGATTCGACGAGGAGTCGTCCGGGTGGTCGGTGGCGGCGGGCAACTCCTCCGCCCCGCTCCCGGggaggcggcggcagcggcgggaTTTGGCGCGGCCGGGGAGGCGGGGGTGGCCGGGGCTGGCCTGGAGGCCTGGCGCCACCCTTCCGGGCCTGCAAGAACCCAGTTGGGGGGACAGGAGGGAGCTGGAGGATGGTTGGTGGTGGGCTTTCTACTTTGCCTTTTCCTCCTCATGCCGCCTTAG